The Meiothermus ruber DSM 1279 genome includes the window CGCCGCTGCTGCCCACCACCCCCCAGGCATTGGAGAGGTAGTGGCGGGGGTCGAAGTCCGGCGGGATGGTGTAGGCCCCCGGCTCGCCCACCGCCCGCACCCGGCGCATCCGGCTCAGCTTGTAGGTGCGCAGGGCTTGGTGGTAGCCGCGCTCGAGCCCGATCACATACATCCCCAGGTTGGTGCGGGCCACCTCGAGGAAGTAGACCTCGAGCAGATTTTTGCGCGGCCGGCCCGAGCCACCGGGCTTGAGGTAGTCGAACTCGATACGCTGGCGCTTGAACCAGGCCTCGGCCACCACGGCCATGGCCTGCCCTTCATCGCGGCGCTGCAGGGTGCGGCGCTCGAGGTCCTCGGTGCTCTTGAGCGCCAGCTCCTGGGCCGGGGAGGGCAGCCGCCGGGCCAGCTTTTTGAGGGCCGATAGGTAGGTGGGTTCGTAGCCGGGGGTGTGGTGGTAGAGCATCCGCAGGGCGCTGTGCGTGACCAGGGCCTCCACCGGGCTCAGCTCGTGGCTTTGCAGCAGCTGATACTGTGGAGAACGCCCCACCCTGCCCACCTCCACCGCCTGCAAGTCCTCGAGCAGGTAGCGCAGGGCCGTGCGCTTATGCACCCCCAGCACCTGGGCCAGCTCATAGGCCGTGTAGGGCCTGGCCGCCAGCAGGTCGCGGGCCTCCACTAAGCGCAGCGCCTTTCTGTAATCCGCACTTTCTCGGCGTATTTGGCCCATAAGACTTTACCTACCCGCAAGTTTAGGTGCTGGCGTCCAGGTCTCGTCCAGGTTTTCAGAATAGCTTCTATTTCGCTCATAAACTTTGATAAAAGTACACCGAACATTACTCGATATGGGAAGCACCACCACAGGGTGAGGGTTACCAGAACTACCCGCCCCCACAACATTTGGGCCCACCGTCCACAACCCAATGGCCCGGCCTATTCCCCGGGCCGCCTGCCTGCAGGGTCAAGGTCAGGAGCACCAGCAGCACCATCCCTTTTTTCAATCAGCCGGATACCTTTTTGTGAATGCGCTGTTTGTTTTCCACGCCCGCCAGTGTGGGCCTCGAGCGTGACAGAGCCTGTCTCGCATCTTCGACAGCCAAACCAGTCCCCCACCGCTCAGGCCTGAGCCTGGGTGGGCTTCCTTTATGGCGCTATCAGGGGTGCACGGCCTGCAAGGCCTCCACCCGCTTGGCCCCGCGATAGACCCGCTTGTAGAAAGGGCTGTCCAGGCTTTCGATCACCACCCGGCTGCCGTAGCTGTTGGCGTGGGCGAACACCCCCCGGCCCAGGTAGATGCCCACGTGGTCAATCTGGCGGCCTCCAAAGCTAAAAAACACCAGATCGCCCTGGCGCATCGCGCCCTGCACGGTGCCGAAAGCCTCCCACTGTTCGCGGCTGGTGCGGGGCAGTTTGATGCCCACCTCGGCAAAGACCTGCTGTACAAACGCCGAGCAGTCCACCGCGCGGTCGGAGCTGGCCCCAAACACATAGGGCAGCCCCAGGTATTTGAGCACCACCAGAATCAGGGGGTGGGTGGGGTCGTAGTCGGTGTCGGCGGGCGGGCTGGGCTGGGGCTGCGGAGCGGGTTCGGGCGCAGGCGGGGTGGGGTTGGGCAGCGGGGTGGGGTTCGCCAGGCTGGCCGAAGCGCCCGGGGGCGGTTGGGGTGTAGGGGCCGCCGCGCCCACCTGGGGAATCCGCAGCACCTGGCCGGGCGAGAGGCTGGTGCCCTCGAGGCCGTTTTCCTGCTGGATGGCCTGCACCGTGGAGCCGTAGCGCCGGGCGATGGAAAAAAGCGTGTCCCCCCGCTGAACGGTGTGCTGTACGGTGCGGGGTGGCAATTGCAGCACCTGTCCTACGCTCAGGGTGGCCTCGCTCAGGCCATTGAGCCGCATCAGGATTTCCACGGTGGTCTCGTGGCGTTTGGCAATGGAATACAGGGTGTCGCCGCGCTGCACCGTGTAGGTGGGCCCGCTCTGGGCCAGCACCAGCGCAACCAGCCAGGGCAACACAGCAATTGTGCGCATAACAAGCCAAGTATACGCTCAACCTATCCAGCTTTGCGTTTATGGGCAGTTAATACAGGCTGGACTTTTAGGCTGCGGGCCCCGGCGGAAAATCACAAACATGAAATGGGTGATAGCGTTCCCAATTTCGTTTAAAGCCCAGCCACAGGAGCCCCTCACCCTGGCTGCGTAGCGTAGGAATCGAAGCCGAGCCAATCAGGCTTCAACAACCAAAGAGGAGGTTTATATGCGAAAAAGCCGTGTAACCTTAGTGGGGTTGATACTGGCTATATTTTTCGGCGCATTGGCCCAGGCCCAGACCCAGTTCCGGGATGTTCCGGCCGGGCACTGGGCCCGCCAGGCGGTGGAGTTTGCCGTGCAGTGTGGCCTCATCGAGGGTTTCCCCGACGGCACCTTCCGCGGCAACCAGAACCTGACCCGCTACCAGGCCGCCCTGATTTTCTTCCGTCTCTACCAGACCAACCGCCTCGAGAACGCCCGTCCCGAGTGCCGTCTGGCGGTGGAGCGGGGGGCGCAGGAGGTCGCCCCCGAGCTTCAACAGCTACAGCAGCGCTTTGAGGCCCTCGAGCGCACCACCCAGGATCAGGCCGCCCGGCTGGCCGCGCTCGAGGCCGAGGTTCGGCGAGCCATCGAGACCAGCGAAAAAGCAGCGGCCCTCGAGCAGCGCCTAACGGCCCTCGAGCAGCAGGTTCAGCAGTTGGCCCAGAACCCAGCCCAACCGGCGGGCCCCACCCCTGCCGATCTCCAGGCCCGCATCGCAGCCCTGGAGGAGCAGGTTCAGCGGCTGGCCCAGGCCCCTGCTGCCCCCAGCGCCCCACAGGACGTAGCCGCCCTCGAGCGCCGTATCGCCGCGCTGGAGGAGCAGATTCGCAACCGTCCCGATGCCGCCCGCGTGGCTGCCCTGGAAGAGCAGGTGCGCGGCCTGAGCAACCAGGTCACCACCCTGCAAAACCAGGTCAACGAACTGCGTCAGCAAGCCCAGCAACCCGCCCCTCCCCCCCCACCCCAGCCTGAGGTGCGGCTCCCCGAACCCCCCGCGCCCCCGACCCGCAACTTCTACTTTGGCGCAGGGGCGGCCCTGGGCATCATTCCCCAGCCCAGCGGGGGCGTCTTTGACAGCAGCAATATCAACCTTACCGGGATGGTAGGGGTGCGCGATGCATTCCTGGGCCTTGGCTTGCGGGCCGGCCTGGACTACAACCTCAGCACCCAGGCCCTGGGGATCGAGGCCTACCTGATGCGCCACTTTGGCAGCGGGACTGTCAGCCCCTACCTGGGGGTGGGTGCCCGCTTCCTGCCCGCCCTGGCCAACCCCATCTACGGCTCCGCCGCCGTGGGGCTCGACCTCAACCTGTTTGGCCCCCTCGGCCTCTTCGTGGAAGGCAACCCCCGCTTCGAGAGCGGCGGCAACTTCGGCCTGGGGGCGCGGGCCGGCCTCAAGCTGAACTTCTAATACCGGGTTCAAAAAGATAGTCATCGAACAAAAAGCTTTGAGCGGCTATCTTTTTGAATCCTAGAGCACTCCCGTTCCAAGGGGCGGTATCGCCCTCCGCTGCGCGGATAACTTCGGTCGGGTTAGTTCGCCACCGTTCGGTGGCGAACTAACCGAATCTGGTGTAACGCTTGCCTGTACAGCAAAAAGAGCCCTCGCCTGGGGGCTCTTTGTTTTTTTGAACCAGCAAGGACGCGGCCAGTGCCTATAATTCCCTGGGATGCGCGCTTTTTTGGGATGGTTCATCGTCGCACTGAGCGGGTTTTTTGTGGTGGCCGCCATCAGCGACCTGGTGTCGGGCAACCTGGGAGAAGAGGGGCCTGGGGTTCTGGCGGGCATGGCGGTGTTTTTCACCATCGTGGGGGTGCTGGGCTACCGCCTGGCAACCTCCAAAACCCCCCAAAGCGTCGCGCAATCGCCCGAGCAGCGCATTCTGGCCGTGGCCAAGCAGATGCAGGGCCGGGTCACCCTGGCCGAGGTGGTGCTGCACTGCCAGCTAGAAACCGAGCAGGCCCGCGCCCACCTGCGCGAGATGATACGTAAGGGGCTGGCCGAACTCCACCTCAGCGACCAGGGGGACGAGGTCTATATGTTCGCCGGGTTTGCGCCCGAGACCAAGGAAACCGCCAAAGACCCCTTAGACTGAGTCCCCTGGCAAGGAAGGCGCACCCCAGATACCCAGGCTATTTGCCCTTGCAAAAACATGACCCCTGTGTTATGTAATAAGCGTAATCGCCGAAAACCATTCGGTGTGTACCATCCAACGCATCCTGGAGGTTCGCATGGGCATCCACTACCTGTTTCTGGACATGAACGCCTTCTTTGCCTCGGTGGAGCAACAACTCCGGCCCGAGCTGCGCGGCAAGCCGGTGGCGGTGGTGCCCATGCTGGCCGAGACCACCTGCTGCATCGCTACCAGCTACGAGGCCAAGCGCTACGGCATCAAGACCGGGACGCTGGTACAGGATGCCCGGCTGTTGTGCCCCGGGCTCGAGCTGGTCGAGGCCCGCCCCAGGGAGTACATTCGCGTGCACCATCAAATCCTGCAGGCGGTAGACAGCGTGCTGCCCGTCGAGGCGGTGCTCTCGATTGACGAGCTGGTCTGCAAGCTAATGGGGCGGGAAAGGGAGCCCGAAAACGCCCTGCAACTGGGTAGGCAGGTCAAAGAGGCCATCTACCGGCGCGTGGGGGGCCAGCTTCGCTGCTCGGTGGGGCTGGGGCCCAACCGGTTTCTGGCCAAGGTAGCCGCCGAGATGCACAAACCCGATGGCCTGACCCTGTTGCAGCCCTCCGACCTGCCCCACCGGCTCTACTCGTTGCAACTGCGCGACCTGCCGGGCATCGGCCCCGGTATGGAGCGGCGCCTGTTCAAGCACGGGGTGACCACGGTGGAGGGGCTCTACCGGCTTTCTGCGCTCCAGCTCGCCCAGGTCTGGGGCAGCCGGGTACACGGCTTGGCCTGGTGGCACCGCCTGCGGGGCGCCGACCTGCCCGAGACACCCACAAGGCGGCGCAGCCTGGGCCACTCGCACGTGCTGCCCCCGGCGCTGCGTAGCGAGGCCGGGGCCCGCGCGGTGCTTACCCGGCTGGTGCACCGGGCCGCTGCCCGGCTGCGCCACGAAGGCTACTGGGCGGGTTCGCTGGCCCTGTTTTTGCGCTTTCTGGACGGTGGCGAGCAGCGCAAATGGGAGGCCCAAATCCGCATCCAGCCCAGCCAGGACACCCTGACCCTGTTGCGGGTGAGCCTTGGGCTCTGGCAGCAGAAGCCCGAGGGCACCCCCTTCAAGGTGGGCATCGCCCTGGGCCACCTGACACCGGCGCTCGAGCTGAGCGAGCCGCTGTTTGAGTCCGAGCAGAAGCTGGTGCGGCTGGCCCAGGCCATGGACAAGGCCAACAGCAAGTACGGCCCCCAGGCCCTCTACTTTGCCGGTATGCACCGCACCGAGCAGAGCGCCGTGACCCGCATCGCCTTTAACCGCATCCCCGACCTGGATTTGCCGGAGATATAGGACTTACTCGCAAGACCGTGTTTTCGAAGGACTGACCGCCCCCGACGGGTCTCGAGGTTCAGGTAATCAACGCCAGGCCCGAAAGCCCAACTGCCCAACTTTGCGCTTTTGGCTCCGGGCCTTAAGCTAGAACCCGTGAGCGCCCTCTACCGCCAGGCCCGCCCCACCACCTTCGACGAGATGGTGGGGCAGGAGCACGTCAAGGAAGTGCTGCTCAACGCCCTGCGTTCGGGGCGGCTGGCCCAGGCCTACCTGTTTTCCGGGCCCCGCGGGGTGGGCAAGACCAGCAGCGCCCGGCTGATTGCCCAGGCGGTCAACTGCTCGAGCGATCCCAGGCCCTGCGGCACCTGTGAGGGCTGCCGGCTGGTGCGGGAGGGGCGGCACCCCGACGTGCTGGAAATTGACGCCGCCTCCAACAACTCGGTGGAGGACGTGCGCGAGCTGCGCGAGCGCATCCTGCTCAGTCCCATCCTTAGCCAGCACAAGGTGGTGATCCTGGACGAGGCTCACATGATGTCCAAGAGCGCCTTTAACGCCCTGTTGAAGACGCTGGAGGAACCCCCGCCCCACGTGATTTTCATCTTTGCCACCACCGAGCCCGAGCGCATGCCGCCCACCATCCTCTCGCGCACCCAGCACTTCCGCTTCCGCCGGCTTTCCGAGGCCGAGATTGTGGAGAAGCTCCAGCGCATCCTGGCCGGGCTGGGCCGCGAAGCCGAGCCCCCGGCCCTGCAACTCGTGGCCCGGCTGGCCGACGGGGCCATGCGCGATGCTGAGAGCCTTTTGGACAGGCTGCTCACCCTCGAGGGCCCCCTCACCCTCAAACAAACCGAGGACGCCCTGGGGCTGCCCCCCCAGGAAGCGCTGTTTGCGCTGGCCGAGGCCCTGGACAAAGGGCAGTTGCGCCCGGCTTTGGAGCAGGCCCAGCAGCTTTACACCCAGGGTTTCGCCGCTCGCACCCTGGCCCAGGGGCTCCTGGAGGCCCTGCGGGCCGGGCTATACGGGCGCATGGGGCTGGGCACGGGCCCCCACCTGAACCAGCCCGACGAACGCCTGGTGGCCGCCATGACCGCGCTGGACGAGGCCCAGGAGCGTCTCCTCAAGCGCTCCGACGCCATGTCGCTGGAGCTGGCCCTCCTCGGCGCCTACCAGGCCCTGCACCAGGCCCCCACCGCCCCAAGCGCAGCGGCAACGGTTGCACCGCCCAGCATCCCCGACTTCGACCCCAGACCCAGAAAGCTCGAGGCCCGCAAGGAGGCCCCCGCTGCGCCGACCAGCACCCCTTCCCCAGGCGTGGCCGACCTCGCTTCGGAGTGGCGGCGGGTCATGGGCGCGCTCAAGATGACCATCCGCGGCTTTGTGCGCGAGGCCGAGCCGCGCTTTGAAGAGGACAGACTGGTGCTTTTGTTCCCCGAACGGGCCAGCTTCCACTTCCAAGGAGCGCAGAAGAACCTCGAGGACATCCAGAAGGCGGTTCGAGAGGTGCTGGGCCTCGAGCAGGTCGAACTGCGCCTGGGTGGGAAAAAAAAACTAGCGGATGAGCCGGCAGGGAACCGGGCCAACAACTTGCGGGCGGTAACCCGTCCCGAAGGGGATCGTCCCGATGGTACACGGAGTGCGCTCCGTCCCGAAGGGGATCGTCCCAATGGTGCACGGGCACCAGCCCGTCCCGAAGGGGATCGTCCACCTGGTGCACGGAGTGCGCTCCGTCCCGAAGGGGATCGTCCAGCAACCCCACCCCCAACAGAACCCCCCAGCACCCCAGATATAGCCGCTCCAGCTTCCGCCCCCATCGATGCGCTCTGGGAGGAACCCGGCCTCTCCCTGGAGGGGGGCCCGCCCGAACCGGAGCCCTGGCACCCCGAAGCGGCCCTCTTTGACCCCAACCCGCCCGACGAAGCCCTCGAGGAGACCGAAGGCCAGCCCGGCCTGCTCGAAGACCCGCGTTTTCAGAAGCTCATCCAGCTATTCGGCGGAAGGCTGCGCAGGTTTTACCCCGAGGCTCCACGCGAGGGGGCGCTCGAGGCCCCCGCCCCCGAGAGCGAAGGGGAGCCAGACTAAGGCCAGGGACGCGCTGAATGGACTGCGCACAGCTCAAAGTGGGGGGTGTAGACTAACATTGCCATGAACACCAGCGACCTCAACGGGGAGACCCTAGACGGCATTCTCAAGCGCTTGCGTCGCATAGAAGGACAGGTACGGGGCTTGCAAAAAATGGTTGAGGAAGGCCGCCCCTGTGAGGAAGTGCTCACCCAGATGACCGCCACCAAAAAGGCCATGGAGTCGGCTTCGACCCTAATTCTCCAGGAGTTCCTGACCCTCTGCGCCCTTGACATTGCAAAAGGCGACGCGCAAAAACCGGCGCAAATTGCTGCGATGCTGCGCAAGTTTGCAGGGTAAGGGCTAATCTCGAGCCCGAATCTGGGCCACCACCCACCGCATGGCGTCGCTGCCCTGGGCGGTAACGCCGCTGTGATCCTCGCGGGACTGGAAGCGGAATAGGCGGGTTTTGGAGCCGTCGAGCCGGTGGTCGGGGTCGTCGTCGTGGATGAAGTTGACCGGGGCCAGGTTGAGCGGGCTGCGGCTTACCACCTCGAGGCCCACCCCCACGTTGGGCGGCACCACATCGTTGAGGTCTTGTTT containing:
- the dnaX gene encoding DNA polymerase III subunit gamma/tau; this encodes MSALYRQARPTTFDEMVGQEHVKEVLLNALRSGRLAQAYLFSGPRGVGKTSSARLIAQAVNCSSDPRPCGTCEGCRLVREGRHPDVLEIDAASNNSVEDVRELRERILLSPILSQHKVVILDEAHMMSKSAFNALLKTLEEPPPHVIFIFATTEPERMPPTILSRTQHFRFRRLSEAEIVEKLQRILAGLGREAEPPALQLVARLADGAMRDAESLLDRLLTLEGPLTLKQTEDALGLPPQEALFALAEALDKGQLRPALEQAQQLYTQGFAARTLAQGLLEALRAGLYGRMGLGTGPHLNQPDERLVAAMTALDEAQERLLKRSDAMSLELALLGAYQALHQAPTAPSAAATVAPPSIPDFDPRPRKLEARKEAPAAPTSTPSPGVADLASEWRRVMGALKMTIRGFVREAEPRFEEDRLVLLFPERASFHFQGAQKNLEDIQKAVREVLGLEQVELRLGGKKKLADEPAGNRANNLRAVTRPEGDRPDGTRSALRPEGDRPNGARAPARPEGDRPPGARSALRPEGDRPATPPPTEPPSTPDIAAPASAPIDALWEEPGLSLEGGPPEPEPWHPEAALFDPNPPDEALEETEGQPGLLEDPRFQKLIQLFGGRLRRFYPEAPREGALEAPAPESEGEPD
- a CDS encoding S-layer homology domain-containing protein produces the protein MRKSRVTLVGLILAIFFGALAQAQTQFRDVPAGHWARQAVEFAVQCGLIEGFPDGTFRGNQNLTRYQAALIFFRLYQTNRLENARPECRLAVERGAQEVAPELQQLQQRFEALERTTQDQAARLAALEAEVRRAIETSEKAAALEQRLTALEQQVQQLAQNPAQPAGPTPADLQARIAALEEQVQRLAQAPAAPSAPQDVAALERRIAALEEQIRNRPDAARVAALEEQVRGLSNQVTTLQNQVNELRQQAQQPAPPPPPQPEVRLPEPPAPPTRNFYFGAGAALGIIPQPSGGVFDSSNINLTGMVGVRDAFLGLGLRAGLDYNLSTQALGIEAYLMRHFGSGTVSPYLGVGARFLPALANPIYGSAAVGLDLNLFGPLGLFVEGNPRFESGGNFGLGARAGLKLNF
- a CDS encoding helix-turn-helix transcriptional regulator; translation: MGQIRRESADYRKALRLVEARDLLAARPYTAYELAQVLGVHKRTALRYLLEDLQAVEVGRVGRSPQYQLLQSHELSPVEALVTHSALRMLYHHTPGYEPTYLSALKKLARRLPSPAQELALKSTEDLERRTLQRRDEGQAMAVVAEAWFKRQRIEFDYLKPGGSGRPRKNLLEVYFLEVARTNLGMYVIGLERGYHQALRTYKLSRMRRVRAVGEPGAYTIPPDFDPRHYLSNAWGVVGSSGGVPVEVRLRFRPEAAYRILEGGYPNLRIASRLPDGGLEVCITVGTNNDNFPLELLSWVQSWGPRVEVLEPARLRQRWLSEARQVLEEYARGFEGMKGKVGS
- a CDS encoding C40 family peptidase, yielding MRTIAVLPWLVALVLAQSGPTYTVQRGDTLYSIAKRHETTVEILMRLNGLSEATLSVGQVLQLPPRTVQHTVQRGDTLFSIARRYGSTVQAIQQENGLEGTSLSPGQVLRIPQVGAAAPTPQPPPGASASLANPTPLPNPTPPAPEPAPQPQPSPPADTDYDPTHPLILVVLKYLGLPYVFGASSDRAVDCSAFVQQVFAEVGIKLPRTSREQWEAFGTVQGAMRQGDLVFFSFGGRQIDHVGIYLGRGVFAHANSYGSRVVIESLDSPFYKRVYRGAKRVEALQAVHP
- a CDS encoding metal-sensitive transcriptional regulator, producing MNTSDLNGETLDGILKRLRRIEGQVRGLQKMVEEGRPCEEVLTQMTATKKAMESASTLILQEFLTLCALDIAKGDAQKPAQIAAMLRKFAG
- a CDS encoding DNA polymerase Y family protein, coding for MCTIQRILEVRMGIHYLFLDMNAFFASVEQQLRPELRGKPVAVVPMLAETTCCIATSYEAKRYGIKTGTLVQDARLLCPGLELVEARPREYIRVHHQILQAVDSVLPVEAVLSIDELVCKLMGREREPENALQLGRQVKEAIYRRVGGQLRCSVGLGPNRFLAKVAAEMHKPDGLTLLQPSDLPHRLYSLQLRDLPGIGPGMERRLFKHGVTTVEGLYRLSALQLAQVWGSRVHGLAWWHRLRGADLPETPTRRRSLGHSHVLPPALRSEAGARAVLTRLVHRAAARLRHEGYWAGSLALFLRFLDGGEQRKWEAQIRIQPSQDTLTLLRVSLGLWQQKPEGTPFKVGIALGHLTPALELSEPLFESEQKLVRLAQAMDKANSKYGPQALYFAGMHRTEQSAVTRIAFNRIPDLDLPEI